A single Lactuca sativa cultivar Salinas chromosome 8, Lsat_Salinas_v11, whole genome shotgun sequence DNA region contains:
- the LOC128127962 gene encoding uncharacterized protein LOC128127962 produces the protein MTGHEYTLELLHRNRLQCVEVLRMSRESFVRLCAHFRANYSLKDSKHVSVEEKMAMFFMMIGHNQRYVIIKRRFQHSKQTIHKFFYEVLEKMMLFAQDVIVPTSFNPNPNIPGHNRRLRRVFKGAVGALDGTLIHAVVPAKKQDLYRSRGKGDCYQNVLAICDFNMIFTFVVTGWEGVAHDSRILSEAVADPQASFPFPPPDKYYLCDVAYAHTRGFMAPYRNVRYWLGDFRQRRALTNKEKFNHGHAKLRNVIERAFGVLKARFPILKRMAPFPFVTQRNIAMACFALHNYIRKEGLSDEYFARYDEPNVPFRNNNVAIDDDEDGIPTHGTAADREYMTQLRDEIADQLMHNID, from the exons ATGACGGGACACGAATACACATTGGAGTTATTACACCGTAATCGTTTACAATGTGTTGAAGTATTACGCATGTCCCGTGAATCTTTTGTACGACTATGTGCTCATTTTAGAGCAAATTACTCATTAAAGGACAGCAAACATGTATCAGTTGAGGAAAAGATGGCTATGTTTTTTATGATGATCGGACATAATCAACGTTACGTGATTATCAAGCGGAGATTTCAACACTCGAAGCAAACaattcataaatttttttatgaagtGTTGGAAAAAATGATGCTTTTCGCACAAGATGTTATAGTACCAACATCTTTTAATCCGAATCCAAACATTCCAGGACATAATAGGAGGCTACGAAGGGTTTTCAAAGGAGCAGTTGGTGCACTTgatggcactttgatacatgcTGTTGTCCCTGCTAAGAAACAAGACTTATATAGAAGTAGGGGAAAGGGAGATTGCTACCAAAACGTATTGGCAATATGTGACTtcaatatgatttttacatttgttgtgaccgGGTGGGAAGGGGTAGCGCATGACTCTAGAATATTATCAGAAGCAGTAGCCGATCCACAAGCATCATTCCCGTTTCCACCACCag acaaatattatctttgtgatgtCGCGTATGCACACACTCGAGGATTTATGGCCCCTTATCGTAATGTGAGGTATTGGCTTGGAGATTTTCGTCAAAGACGTGCATTGAccaataaagaaaaatttaaccATGGACATGCAAAACTTCGAAATGTCATTGAGCGtgcttttggtgttttgaaagcaCGCTTCCCTATATTGAAGAGGATGGCACCATTCCCGTTTGTGACACAAAGAAACATTGCCATGGCATGCTTCGCGCTTCATAATTATATAAGGAAAGAAGGATTGAGTGATGAGTATTTCGCACGATACGATGAACCCAATGTCCCATTTCGAAATAACAATGTGGccattgatgatgatgaagacggGATTCCAACACATGGTACTGCAGCAGACCGTGAATATATGACTCAGTTACGTGATGAAATTGCTGATCAGTTGATGCACAATATAGATTGa